One genomic segment of Hydrocarboniclastica marina includes these proteins:
- a CDS encoding 5-formyltetrahydrofolate cyclo-ligase produces MTSHHGDIDAEFPAVIDQASRRELRKSLRKSRRSLTLLQQKQASRALTRQLLKHPQVIRSRHIALYLANDGEIDPAIFAAEARRHGKVCYLPVLHPVLHNRLWFVRYDSEAELLLNQFGIPEPAIKRGRRRSARALDLVLLPLVGFDAAGGRLGMGGGFYDRTFAFKRAGTYSPFLMGLAHECQKVESLPIASWDVPLDGVVTDRYSYRFNRASASSTPKPAVDRLFIGRYRTQSSARRFRSSRSNG; encoded by the coding sequence TTGACTTCTCATCACGGCGATATCGACGCCGAATTCCCCGCTGTTATTGACCAGGCAAGCCGCCGCGAATTGCGCAAATCACTGCGTAAAAGCCGACGCAGTCTGACTCTTCTGCAACAGAAACAAGCTTCCCGCGCCCTGACGCGACAACTTTTGAAGCATCCACAGGTCATCCGTAGCCGCCATATAGCCCTTTACCTGGCAAACGACGGTGAAATTGACCCGGCTATTTTTGCAGCGGAAGCGCGACGGCACGGCAAGGTATGCTATCTGCCTGTGCTGCATCCCGTATTGCACAACAGACTCTGGTTTGTACGCTATGACAGTGAGGCGGAGCTGCTGTTAAACCAGTTCGGCATTCCTGAGCCTGCAATCAAACGCGGCAGGCGGCGGTCGGCGCGGGCACTCGATCTCGTATTGCTGCCTTTGGTGGGCTTTGACGCTGCAGGCGGACGCCTGGGTATGGGCGGCGGCTTTTACGACCGCACTTTCGCTTTCAAGCGGGCAGGCACATATAGTCCCTTTCTGATGGGCCTCGCCCACGAGTGTCAGAAAGTTGAGTCTTTGCCGATTGCATCTTGGGATGTGCCATTGGATGGCGTCGTCACGGACCGTTACAGCTACCGGTTTAATCGGGCTTCAGCCTCTTCGACCCCGAAGCCTGCGGTAGACAGGCTGTTTATCGGACGTTACCGGACCCAGAGTTCCGCCAGACGTTTTCGGTCAAGCAGGTCTAACGGTTAG
- a CDS encoding UPF0149 family protein: protein MGEHWGASATRNFETWANIYVRHGAFNHPAELHGALAGQLAAGERLSASEWESVAADHLGTENFLPGDQQSPGAREFFAVVYEDVLTGLQSEQMQFRLLLPDDEAPMGERLFALSAWTRGFLEGMARVGGERLATAPEDIRELIQDFVAISQVEDDVDEEDDAENEAHWVEISEFVRVGALTVFTEFNRATAAPSLH, encoded by the coding sequence ATGGGCGAGCACTGGGGTGCCTCCGCTACCCGCAATTTTGAGACCTGGGCCAACATTTACGTGCGGCATGGTGCGTTCAACCACCCAGCGGAACTTCATGGAGCCCTGGCTGGACAGCTGGCCGCTGGCGAACGGCTGTCCGCCAGTGAGTGGGAATCAGTTGCTGCCGATCATCTGGGTACGGAGAATTTCCTGCCCGGGGATCAGCAAAGCCCCGGCGCGCGCGAATTCTTCGCTGTGGTTTATGAGGACGTGCTGACAGGCCTGCAGTCAGAGCAGATGCAGTTCCGTCTCTTGCTGCCGGATGACGAAGCACCCATGGGCGAGCGGCTGTTTGCATTAAGCGCCTGGACCCGGGGTTTCCTGGAAGGCATGGCAAGGGTTGGCGGCGAACGGCTGGCAACGGCACCTGAAGACATTCGGGAGTTGATACAGGACTTTGTTGCGATCAGTCAGGTCGAGGATGACGTTGACGAGGAGGACGACGCTGAAAATGAAGCCCACTGGGTCGAGATTTCAGAGTTCGTTCGCGTCGGCGCCTTGACTGTCTTTACCGAATTCAACCGGGCGACTGCTGCCCCCAGCCTGCACTAA
- a CDS encoding cell division protein ZapA, which yields MAEKSTTVEVNILDKEYLVACPEDARSELEKAARHLDRKMREIRSSGKVYGTERIAVMAALNITHELLQSSGLSGSAETVLGEMDRKLDRALESDGR from the coding sequence ATGGCTGAAAAATCGACAACCGTCGAAGTCAATATTCTCGACAAGGAGTATCTGGTTGCCTGTCCGGAGGATGCCCGTAGCGAGTTGGAGAAAGCAGCGCGGCATCTCGACCGAAAAATGCGAGAGATTCGCTCCAGCGGCAAGGTATACGGCACAGAGCGCATCGCCGTCATGGCAGCGCTGAATATAACCCATGAGCTTCTGCAGAGCAGTGGCCTGTCGGGATCAGCCGAAACCGTACTGGGTGAAATGGATCGAAAGCTGGACCGTGCCCTTGAGTCTGACGGACGCTAG
- a CDS encoding HAMP domain-containing protein, with product MNTAVTPDAPLAADAEFDPTVLLEVLTAVKKGDFSRRMPLDWTGVNGKIADTLNDIIDINDKIARELDRVSNTAGKEGKLAQQVSFGAVDGAWAAQSDSINTLIFDLAMPTTEMARVIGAVAKGDLTQRVILDADGKPMRGEFMRTAKIVNTMVDQLESFASEVTRVAREVGTEGKLGGQAEVKGVSGTWKDLTDNVNAMAGNLTVQLRDVSKVATAIAQGDLTQKITVDVKGEILQIKDVINTMVDQLGSFASEVTRVAREVGSEGKLGGQAQVQGVAGTWKDLTDNVNSMAGNLTVQLRDVSKVATAIAQGDLGQKITVDVKGEILQIKNVINTMVDQLGSFASEVTRVAREVGTDGKLGGQARVEGVAGTWKDLTDNVNSMAGNLTSQVRNIAEVTTAVANGNLSKKITVDVKGEIMELKNTINTMVDQLGSFASEVTRVAREVGTDGKLGGQAQVEGVAGTWKDLTDNVNSMAGNLTSQVRNIAEVTTAVANGNLSKKITVDVKGEIMELKNTINTMVDQLGSFASEVTRVAREVGTDGKLGGQAEVEGVSGTWKDLTDNVNLMASNLTGQVRGIARVVTAVAEGDLNKKLTVDAKGEIASLADTINNMIDTLAIFADQVTSVAREVGVEGKLGGQARVPGASGTWKDLTDNVNQLAANLTAQVRAIAEVATAVTKGDLTRSIGVAAEGEVAVLKDTINEMIRNLKDTTDKNTEQDWLKTNLTRFTRILQGQREMLTVCKLILSELAPLVNAQHGVFYGVEGEAEQARLGLKASYAYKVRDDLPTSFALGEGLVGECALEKERILLTNVPSDYIKINSGVGEATPLNIVVLPVMFEGETKAVIELASFERFSPTHLSFLGQLTESIGIVLNTIEANSRTEGLLLQSQKMAEELRDQQEELQQTNEELEEKAHLLSAQNIEVERKNQEVEIAKQSLEEKAAQLSLTSKYKSEFLANMSHELRTPLNSLLLLAQQLRDNPDQNLTEKQVEYAKTIFASGHDLLNLINDILDLSKIESGTVTADIGEVSFRDIDRFVQQTFRHMAEDKRLDFSVELDSSLPASIFTDERRLKQIAKNLLSNAFKFTSHGYVSLSIKLVSDGWVEQASLSKANRVVAFAVSDSGIGISPDKQRVIFEAFQQADGTTSRKYGGTGLGLAISRELARLLGGQIALHSAPGEGSQFTLYLPLHYRSSIGPNPVGAATGPSARDNDGAWHTLRPNDQTLHKLSEKVKVRGSEPDIRPATVVPEEISDDRVDLRPGERVILITGDDPEFAGRLTEFAHQQGLKVLVANQGQPTLSLASQYQPDLILLDISLPGMSGWGVLDYLKHQSSTRHIPVFLIAEEKDEQWGRRLGALGSVADPSPEALELIYARARDCINRKIRKLLLVEQPVGDEGSLSKLLAHDGLEIVRISSGDIVDAALRALDQSNVDGLIVDLRLADEAGFELIGALSRDPAYRALPVVAYTPESLSAEQSMRLRQAIPALTLRVARTPEWVLDQMTLFLHLPEAALPQHQRHILARVGKADPRLADRTVLIVDDDVRNIFSLTAFLEQHRMVVLSAENGKSAIAQLKKRPEIEIVLMDIMMPEMDGYETIRAVRGMPDLKSLPVIALTAKAMPGDREKCIEVGATDYIPKPVNTEQLLSLLRVWLSR from the coding sequence ATGAACACCGCCGTAACGCCTGATGCCCCCCTGGCCGCCGACGCTGAATTTGACCCTACGGTGCTGCTCGAAGTACTTACCGCGGTCAAGAAAGGGGATTTCTCCCGGCGTATGCCCCTCGACTGGACTGGTGTCAACGGCAAAATAGCCGACACACTCAACGATATCATTGATATAAATGACAAAATCGCGCGAGAGCTTGACCGGGTCAGCAATACGGCCGGCAAAGAGGGCAAACTTGCCCAGCAGGTCTCTTTCGGTGCCGTAGACGGCGCCTGGGCTGCCCAGAGTGACTCGATCAATACCCTCATTTTCGACCTGGCCATGCCCACCACAGAAATGGCCCGGGTTATCGGTGCGGTGGCGAAAGGGGATCTGACCCAACGCGTCATTCTCGACGCCGACGGTAAACCCATGCGCGGCGAGTTCATGCGGACCGCAAAAATCGTAAATACCATGGTGGACCAGTTGGAGTCCTTCGCGTCCGAGGTCACGCGGGTAGCACGGGAAGTGGGTACCGAGGGCAAGCTGGGTGGGCAGGCTGAGGTAAAAGGCGTGTCGGGGACCTGGAAGGATCTGACCGACAACGTGAACGCCATGGCGGGCAATTTGACGGTCCAGCTGCGGGACGTGTCCAAGGTCGCAACAGCCATCGCCCAGGGTGACCTTACCCAGAAAATCACCGTGGACGTTAAAGGCGAGATCCTCCAGATCAAGGACGTGATCAACACCATGGTTGATCAGCTCGGCTCGTTTGCCTCGGAGGTAACCCGGGTAGCGCGGGAGGTCGGTTCCGAGGGGAAGCTGGGTGGTCAGGCCCAAGTACAGGGGGTGGCCGGTACGTGGAAGGATCTCACCGATAACGTGAACTCCATGGCCGGCAACCTGACGGTCCAGTTGCGGGACGTGTCGAAGGTCGCAACGGCCATCGCTCAGGGTGATCTGGGCCAAAAGATCACGGTGGATGTAAAAGGCGAGATCCTCCAGATCAAGAACGTGATCAACACCATGGTCGACCAGCTCGGCTCATTTGCCTCGGAGGTAACCCGGGTAGCGCGGGAAGTGGGCACCGACGGCAAGCTGGGCGGTCAGGCCCGGGTGGAAGGAGTGGCCGGTACCTGGAAGGACCTGACCGACAACGTAAACTCAATGGCCGGCAACCTGACTTCCCAGGTGCGGAACATTGCCGAAGTCACCACCGCCGTAGCCAACGGTAACCTCTCGAAGAAGATCACCGTAGACGTAAAAGGCGAGATCATGGAGCTGAAGAACACCATCAATACGATGGTGGACCAGCTCGGGTCATTTGCCTCGGAAGTAACCCGGGTAGCGCGGGAAGTAGGCACCGACGGCAAGCTCGGAGGCCAGGCCCAGGTTGAAGGCGTTGCGGGTACCTGGAAGGACCTGACCGACAACGTAAATTCCATGGCAGGCAACCTGACCTCCCAGGTGCGGAATATCGCTGAAGTCACCACCGCCGTCGCCAATGGCAACCTCTCCAAGAAGATCACCGTAGACGTAAAAGGCGAGATCATGGAGCTGAAGAACACCATCAACACGATGGTGGACCAGCTCGGCTCATTCGCTTCCGAGGTGACCCGGGTAGCGCGGGAAGTGGGCACCGACGGCAAACTCGGCGGCCAGGCCGAAGTAGAAGGTGTGTCCGGTACCTGGAAAGATCTGACAGACAACGTCAACCTCATGGCGTCCAACCTGACCGGCCAGGTGCGGGGTATTGCCCGGGTAGTAACGGCGGTGGCCGAGGGTGACCTCAACAAGAAACTGACGGTAGACGCCAAGGGCGAAATCGCCTCCCTCGCAGACACAATCAATAATATGATTGATACGCTGGCGATCTTTGCCGATCAGGTAACCAGCGTGGCACGGGAAGTAGGTGTCGAAGGGAAGCTTGGCGGTCAGGCCCGCGTGCCTGGCGCATCCGGCACCTGGAAAGACCTCACCGACAACGTGAACCAGCTGGCCGCGAACCTGACGGCCCAGGTGCGGGCCATCGCCGAAGTAGCCACCGCGGTAACCAAGGGCGACCTGACTCGCTCCATCGGGGTCGCGGCGGAGGGTGAAGTGGCGGTCCTGAAGGATACGATCAATGAAATGATACGTAACCTCAAGGACACCACTGACAAGAACACCGAGCAGGACTGGCTCAAGACCAACCTCACGCGATTTACCCGCATCCTGCAGGGGCAGCGCGAAATGCTGACCGTCTGTAAGCTGATCCTGTCTGAGCTGGCGCCCCTGGTAAACGCCCAACACGGGGTGTTCTACGGCGTCGAGGGAGAAGCTGAGCAGGCCCGACTCGGGCTCAAGGCCAGTTATGCCTATAAGGTGCGGGATGACCTGCCGACCAGCTTTGCATTGGGCGAAGGCTTGGTGGGCGAGTGCGCCCTGGAGAAAGAGCGGATATTACTGACCAACGTGCCCTCGGACTACATCAAGATCAACTCGGGCGTGGGTGAGGCGACGCCGCTTAATATTGTTGTGCTGCCGGTCATGTTTGAAGGCGAGACGAAGGCGGTTATCGAACTCGCTTCTTTCGAGCGGTTCAGCCCTACCCACCTTTCGTTCCTGGGCCAGCTGACTGAAAGTATCGGTATAGTCCTCAACACCATCGAGGCCAACTCCCGTACGGAAGGGCTTCTGCTGCAATCCCAGAAAATGGCGGAAGAGCTGCGGGACCAGCAGGAAGAGCTGCAGCAGACCAACGAAGAACTTGAGGAAAAAGCACACCTGCTTTCCGCGCAGAATATCGAGGTGGAGCGCAAGAACCAGGAAGTAGAAATCGCCAAGCAGTCACTCGAAGAGAAGGCTGCGCAGCTCTCGCTGACCTCAAAGTATAAATCTGAGTTCCTGGCCAACATGTCCCACGAACTACGGACGCCTTTAAACAGCCTGTTGTTGTTGGCTCAGCAGTTACGCGACAATCCTGACCAGAACCTCACCGAAAAACAGGTGGAGTACGCCAAGACCATATTCGCGTCCGGCCACGACCTGCTGAACCTGATCAACGACATTCTGGACCTTTCCAAGATCGAATCAGGCACCGTGACCGCCGATATTGGGGAAGTGTCATTCAGGGACATCGACCGCTTTGTCCAGCAGACCTTCCGGCACATGGCCGAGGACAAACGACTGGACTTCTCCGTGGAACTCGACAGCAGTCTGCCCGCGTCGATCTTCACCGACGAGCGTCGCCTGAAGCAGATCGCCAAAAACCTGTTGTCTAATGCATTCAAATTTACATCCCACGGCTACGTCAGCTTGAGCATCAAGCTCGTGTCCGACGGCTGGGTCGAACAGGCGTCGCTGTCCAAAGCCAACAGAGTAGTGGCATTTGCAGTGAGCGACTCGGGCATTGGTATCTCACCCGACAAGCAGCGGGTTATCTTTGAGGCGTTCCAACAGGCCGACGGCACCACCAGCCGCAAGTACGGCGGGACCGGGCTGGGCCTTGCAATCAGTCGGGAATTGGCCCGGTTGCTTGGTGGGCAGATTGCGCTGCACAGCGCACCCGGCGAGGGTAGTCAGTTTACGCTGTACCTGCCCTTGCACTACCGTTCCAGCATCGGGCCGAACCCGGTCGGGGCGGCGACTGGCCCATCAGCCCGGGATAACGACGGCGCCTGGCATACACTGCGCCCGAACGACCAGACACTGCACAAGCTTTCCGAAAAAGTGAAGGTGCGTGGCAGCGAACCAGACATCCGCCCGGCCACTGTTGTCCCTGAAGAAATCAGTGACGACCGCGTCGATCTGCGTCCCGGCGAGCGGGTGATACTGATCACAGGCGACGATCCTGAGTTTGCCGGCAGGCTCACGGAATTCGCCCATCAGCAGGGGCTTAAAGTGCTGGTTGCGAATCAGGGGCAACCGACGCTTTCTCTGGCGAGTCAATACCAACCCGATCTGATACTGCTGGACATCAGTTTGCCCGGCATGAGTGGTTGGGGCGTGCTGGACTATCTGAAGCACCAGTCCAGTACCCGGCACATCCCGGTATTCCTGATAGCGGAAGAAAAGGACGAGCAGTGGGGGAGGCGCCTCGGGGCGTTGGGTTCAGTCGCCGACCCCAGTCCTGAAGCCCTGGAGTTGATTTACGCCCGCGCCCGCGATTGCATCAACCGAAAAATACGCAAGCTGCTTCTGGTTGAACAGCCCGTCGGGGACGAAGGCAGCCTCTCCAAGCTGCTCGCCCATGACGGCCTGGAAATCGTTCGCATCTCAAGCGGAGACATCGTCGATGCTGCGCTCAGGGCGTTGGATCAGTCCAATGTGGACGGCCTGATTGTCGACCTGCGCCTGGCGGACGAAGCCGGGTTCGAGTTGATCGGTGCTCTCAGCCGGGATCCTGCCTATCGCGCTTTGCCAGTCGTGGCCTACACGCCCGAGTCATTATCAGCCGAGCAGAGCATGCGATTGCGCCAGGCCATACCCGCGCTGACGTTGCGGGTAGCGCGCACGCCAGAGTGGGTGCTGGATCAGATGACGCTCTTCCTGCATCTGCCGGAGGCGGCGCTGCCACAGCATCAGCGGCACATCCTGGCACGGGTCGGCAAGGCTGATCCCCGTCTTGCCGACAGGACGGTACTGATTGTTGACGATGACGTTCGGAATATATTCTCGCTGACGGCGTTTCTTGAGCAGCACCGCATGGTCGTGCTCTCCGCCGAGAACGGCAAGAGCGCCATTGCCCAGCTGAAGAAAAGACCCGAAATCGAAATCGTACTGATGGATATCATGATGCCTGAAATGGACGGCTACGAGACGATCCGGGCCGTAAGGGGAATGCCAGACCTGAAATCCCTACCCGTCATCGCGCTGACGGCCAAGGCCATGCCCGGGGACAGGGAAAAATGCATTGAGGTTGGGGCTACAGACTATATTCCCAAGCCCGTTAATACCGAGCAGCTGCTGTCCTTGCTCCGGGTCTGGTTGTCCCGTTGA
- a CDS encoding UbiH/UbiF/VisC/COQ6 family ubiquinone biosynthesis hydroxylase: MAAENAEVVHTDVAIVGGGLVGAALALALSQAPVNVLVLEGQSLTGNAPAGPAHDVNDVEPRVSAITEASRRLLTELGVWEYLPVNRTEAYRQMVVWDGEGNGEIVFHADDLQVPQLGHIIENRVLQQALVAAMRDHSRIRLMDQVEVTAWQQLGQKQGSLIRLADGRQVQAQLVVGADGANSRIRQWAGLPIREWDYEQQAIVCTIQTETGHRHTAWQRFSLSGPLAFLPVAGADGDDHLTSIVWSQDTAEARRLMALDDAAFRRALEAASESRLGRVVAVSRRHALPLKQRHAKVYTGNGVALVGDAAHTIHPLAGQGVNLGFADAAVLADEVRRGLVRNLSVFEPNVLERYERRRQGDNLAVMAGMEGFKRLFGRDELPLRWLRNSGMRWVNRQAPLKRWLAADAMGLHKGLPRFSRPVR, from the coding sequence GTGGCAGCCGAAAACGCAGAAGTCGTCCATACAGATGTCGCTATAGTCGGCGGCGGCCTGGTTGGCGCGGCACTTGCGCTGGCTCTGTCACAAGCGCCGGTGAATGTCCTCGTGCTTGAAGGTCAATCTCTGACGGGCAACGCGCCGGCCGGGCCAGCGCATGACGTCAATGATGTTGAACCCCGGGTCAGCGCCATTACCGAAGCGAGCCGGCGCCTGCTCACCGAGTTGGGCGTATGGGAATACCTGCCTGTCAACAGGACCGAAGCCTATCGGCAGATGGTCGTTTGGGACGGTGAAGGCAATGGCGAGATCGTGTTCCACGCCGACGACCTGCAAGTCCCGCAACTGGGCCATATCATCGAGAACCGTGTGCTCCAGCAAGCGCTCGTAGCCGCCATGCGAGATCACTCCCGTATCCGGCTGATGGATCAGGTCGAGGTGACCGCCTGGCAGCAACTGGGCCAGAAGCAGGGCAGCCTGATTCGTCTTGCGGATGGCCGGCAGGTCCAGGCGCAACTTGTGGTCGGCGCCGATGGCGCCAACTCACGGATACGACAATGGGCTGGTTTGCCAATCCGCGAGTGGGATTACGAACAGCAGGCAATTGTCTGCACGATCCAGACTGAAACAGGTCATCGCCATACTGCCTGGCAAAGATTCAGCCTCAGCGGCCCCCTGGCGTTTCTGCCTGTTGCTGGAGCGGACGGGGACGACCACCTGACATCAATCGTCTGGTCCCAGGATACAGCTGAAGCGCGGCGATTGATGGCGCTGGATGACGCCGCCTTCCGCCGCGCCCTGGAGGCGGCTTCCGAATCCAGGCTCGGTCGGGTTGTGGCGGTCTCGCGCAGGCATGCACTGCCGCTGAAGCAACGGCACGCCAAGGTGTATACGGGTAACGGGGTCGCGCTGGTCGGTGATGCTGCCCACACCATACACCCGCTTGCGGGGCAGGGTGTAAACCTTGGCTTTGCGGACGCAGCGGTGCTGGCTGATGAAGTTCGCCGTGGTCTGGTGCGTAACCTCAGCGTATTCGAACCCAACGTGCTGGAACGGTACGAGCGTCGGCGCCAAGGCGACAATCTTGCTGTCATGGCCGGGATGGAGGGCTTCAAACGGCTGTTTGGGCGCGACGAGTTACCGCTCCGTTGGCTACGAAACAGCGGTATGCGCTGGGTCAATCGCCAGGCGCCGCTCAAACGCTGGCTGGCGGCAGACGCCATGGGCCTGCACAAGGGCTTGCCGAGGTTCTCAAGACCTGTGCGGTGA
- a CDS encoding TIGR02449 family protein — MQQPDLEALSRKLDRLIDRCQKLEAENTGLRQLQDDWQKERAQLMQKNDLARSKIEAMIGRLRALEHH; from the coding sequence ATGCAACAGCCTGATCTTGAGGCGCTATCCCGAAAACTGGACAGACTGATTGACCGCTGCCAGAAACTGGAAGCCGAAAACACGGGCTTGCGTCAGCTACAGGATGACTGGCAGAAAGAGCGGGCCCAGCTGATGCAGAAAAACGACCTCGCACGCAGTAAAATTGAGGCCATGATCGGACGACTCAGGGCTTTGGAGCATCATTAA
- the ubiH gene encoding 2-octaprenyl-6-methoxyphenyl hydroxylase, whose protein sequence is MTAITRNQLDYDVTIAGGGMAGATLALALARQSPQLRIGVVEPFAAGAGGETPLASYQPSYDARATAMSWGTRQCYERIGVWAALAPKATPIKRIHVSEQQRFGSSRMDAAEHEQPALGYVVDNAWTGLNLQAALQAEAAIDWLCPARVAAVETTGECAKLTLEGSGAAFGGDKATLTTGLLVVADGGRSPLREALGFQVEHRAYEQTALIANVSAARPHQFEAFERFTCSGPIALLPQGDPAHSEGRCGLVWTMPPQEAERMRGLDKASFLAALQQAFGWRLGRFVDVGQRFCYPLVLERVRQPLRPHIVLVGNAAHTLHPVAGQGFNLAIRGLMRLSGEVTRAFEAGECPGDLAVLERYWTGQQEDVNGLVAASGALVSLFSGTQPSPIELGRNLGLVALELVPPARRWFTRQAMGLGRGTSVESVQ, encoded by the coding sequence ATGACGGCGATAACCCGAAACCAGCTTGATTACGACGTTACCATCGCCGGCGGCGGCATGGCCGGCGCAACCCTGGCGCTCGCGCTTGCCAGGCAAAGTCCGCAGTTGCGGATAGGGGTCGTGGAGCCGTTTGCGGCGGGAGCCGGAGGCGAGACTCCGCTGGCCAGTTACCAGCCCAGCTATGACGCCCGGGCGACAGCCATGTCCTGGGGCACCCGGCAGTGTTACGAGCGTATCGGGGTCTGGGCGGCGCTTGCGCCAAAAGCCACGCCGATCAAACGCATTCACGTCTCGGAACAGCAGCGCTTCGGCAGCAGCCGCATGGACGCAGCTGAGCATGAGCAGCCGGCTTTGGGCTATGTGGTCGACAACGCCTGGACCGGTCTCAACCTTCAGGCCGCACTTCAGGCCGAGGCCGCGATTGACTGGCTTTGTCCGGCCAGAGTAGCTGCAGTCGAAACTACCGGCGAGTGTGCAAAACTAACGCTGGAAGGGAGCGGGGCAGCGTTCGGTGGCGATAAAGCGACGCTCACAACCGGGCTTCTGGTGGTAGCGGACGGTGGACGCTCTCCATTGCGGGAAGCGCTCGGTTTTCAGGTGGAGCACCGCGCCTACGAACAGACTGCGCTGATAGCAAATGTCAGTGCCGCACGGCCTCATCAGTTCGAGGCGTTTGAACGCTTCACCTGTTCGGGACCGATTGCGCTGCTACCTCAGGGGGATCCTGCCCACAGCGAGGGGCGCTGCGGGTTGGTCTGGACAATGCCGCCGCAGGAAGCTGAGCGCATGCGGGGCCTCGATAAGGCCTCGTTCCTCGCCGCATTACAGCAGGCCTTCGGCTGGCGGCTGGGTCGATTTGTCGATGTGGGCCAGCGTTTTTGTTACCCGCTCGTGCTGGAGCGCGTGCGGCAGCCATTGCGGCCTCATATCGTACTGGTCGGAAACGCGGCACATACACTGCATCCGGTTGCAGGGCAGGGCTTCAACCTGGCCATCAGGGGGCTCATGCGCCTGTCTGGCGAAGTCACGCGGGCCTTCGAGGCAGGTGAGTGTCCCGGCGACCTGGCTGTACTTGAACGCTACTGGACAGGCCAGCAGGAGGACGTCAACGGCCTGGTCGCAGCATCCGGCGCTCTGGTTAGCCTGTTCTCCGGCACCCAGCCGAGCCCGATCGAATTGGGCCGGAATCTTGGATTGGTTGCGCTTGAGCTGGTTCCTCCGGCGCGACGCTGGTTTACCCGTCAGGCCATGGGCCTGGGGCGAGGCACTTCAGTGGAGTCGGTACAGTGA
- the pepP gene encoding Xaa-Pro aminopeptidase: MSLSMSEFARRRARLIEQLAPNSIAVVPAASERTRNRDVLYPFRQDSDFFYLTGFSEPNAVLVLIPGREHGESVLFCRERDPAKELWDGYLAGPEGAVEQYGLNDAFPIADIDEILPGMLEGKDRVYYSMGFDAAFDQRLMEWVNIIRSKVRSGAHPPGEFVVLEHFLHDMRLIKSAAEIKLMEKAGRISAEAHCRAMQRCQPGVTEYQLEAELIHWFMENGARSPAYPSIVGGGANGCVLHYIENSKPLRDGDLVLIDAGCEYEHYAADITRTFPVNGRFSEPQKALYQVVLEAQAAAIDAIKPGNHWNHPHEAALQVLVEGLVELGLITGMTPAEAIEKETYKTFFMHRTGHWLGMDVHDVGDYKVAGAWRVLEPGMVMTVEPGLYVAPDNTSVAEKWRGIGIRIEDDVVVTRDGARVLTAAVPKTIAEIESLMAGARTAA; encoded by the coding sequence ATGAGTTTGTCGATGAGTGAGTTTGCCCGCCGTCGGGCTCGGCTGATTGAGCAGTTGGCGCCTAACAGTATCGCCGTCGTGCCGGCCGCCTCCGAGCGCACCCGCAACCGCGATGTGCTCTATCCGTTCCGCCAGGATAGCGACTTCTTTTATCTGACCGGATTCAGCGAGCCTAACGCTGTCCTGGTGCTGATTCCGGGGCGGGAGCATGGTGAGTCAGTACTGTTCTGCCGCGAGCGCGATCCTGCGAAGGAACTGTGGGATGGCTATCTGGCCGGTCCCGAAGGAGCCGTGGAGCAATACGGACTTAATGACGCATTTCCCATTGCAGACATCGACGAGATTCTGCCCGGCATGCTGGAAGGCAAGGATCGGGTGTATTACTCCATGGGCTTCGACGCCGCCTTCGACCAGCGTCTGATGGAGTGGGTCAATATAATCCGCAGCAAGGTGCGCAGCGGCGCCCATCCCCCCGGCGAGTTCGTTGTACTGGAACACTTCCTCCACGATATGCGACTGATCAAGAGCGCGGCCGAAATCAAGTTGATGGAAAAGGCAGGGCGGATAAGTGCTGAGGCCCATTGCCGCGCCATGCAGCGGTGTCAGCCTGGGGTTACCGAGTACCAGCTGGAGGCCGAGTTGATTCACTGGTTTATGGAAAATGGCGCCAGGTCACCGGCTTATCCCTCCATCGTCGGCGGCGGCGCAAACGGTTGCGTGCTGCACTATATCGAGAACAGCAAACCGCTCAGGGATGGCGACCTCGTTTTGATCGATGCTGGTTGTGAGTATGAGCATTATGCCGCCGATATTACCCGTACATTCCCGGTAAATGGTCGTTTTTCCGAGCCCCAGAAAGCCCTGTATCAGGTCGTGCTTGAAGCCCAGGCTGCGGCTATTGATGCTATCAAGCCCGGCAACCACTGGAATCACCCGCACGAAGCGGCGCTGCAGGTTCTGGTTGAAGGGCTTGTTGAGCTGGGCCTTATCACTGGCATGACTCCGGCCGAAGCCATAGAGAAAGAGACTTATAAGACGTTCTTCATGCACAGGACCGGGCACTGGCTTGGCATGGATGTACACGATGTCGGTGACTACAAGGTCGCCGGCGCCTGGCGAGTGCTGGAACCGGGTATGGTCATGACCGTAGAACCGGGGCTGTATGTTGCGCCTGACAACACCTCGGTCGCTGAAAAGTGGCGCGGCATCGGCATCCGCATTGAGGATGATGTTGTGGTAACCCGGGACGGCGCCCGGGTTCTCACGGCCGCTGTACCTAAAACGATTGCCGAGATCGAGAGTCTGATGGCAGGTGCGCGGACTGCAGCATGA